Proteins from a single region of Primulina tabacum isolate GXHZ01 chromosome 5, ASM2559414v2, whole genome shotgun sequence:
- the LOC142544462 gene encoding uncharacterized protein LOC142544462, giving the protein MKGRSHSRVVTKGCPFSKAIVREPLPGNFKSAKVKDYDGNADTKEHLARLENMAMLHCYADMIKCKLFLTTLVDSAQRWFGGLAPQSIHSFEDFQKVFLHHFSSSKKYKKTEFSFFEVKQSPEESLRAYIRRFNSVSLDVPSCAPETKTTAFTQGLREGEFFRSLTKRTPGNFEDLLARAEKYINMEETQKQKREW; this is encoded by the coding sequence ATGAAGGGTAGAAGTCATTCCCGGGTAGTCACTAAGGGATGTCCGTTTTCTAAAGCTATTGTCCGAGAACCTCTTCCCGGGAACTTTAAGTCTGCCAAAGTTAAAGATTATGATGGCAATGCAGACACCAAGGAACATCTGGCCAGGTTAGAGAATATGGCTATGCTGCACTGTTATGCTGACATGATTAAGTGCAAATTGTTTTTGACCACTCTGGTTGACTCGGCACAGAGGTGGTTTGGGGGATTGGCCCCTCAGAGCATCCATTCTTTTGAGGACTTTCAGAAGGtgtttttgcaccattttagtAGCAGTAAGAAATACAAAAAAACTGAATTTAGTTTTTTTGAAGTGAAACAGAGCCCGGAAGAAAGTCTGAGGGCTTATATTCGGAGATTTAATAGCGTGTCTTTGGATGTCCCCTCTTGCGCCCCTGAGACTAAGACAACTGCATTCACCCAAGGGTTGAGGGAGGGTGAGTTTTTCCGGTCACTGACAAAGAGGACACCCGGAAACTTTGAAGATTTGCTGGCCCGggcagaaaaatatattaatatggaGGAGACACAGAAGCAGAAGAGGGAGTGGTGA